A stretch of the uncultured Desulfobacter sp. genome encodes the following:
- a CDS encoding proton-conducting transporter membrane subunit: MVELVFAIPFIAGLIAFFLPKFLGRSLLVIIGAVHLTLSFRLWKFHPPAYFDRYFAVTPEGMLSLLVISLLFFLISIYTIGYLRESEIPSEGLFTGSMLVFLATMTMVTLSDHIMVMWIAIEATTLASAPLIYTHRSAASLEATWKYVVICSVGIAMALLGSVLVAFSMGQANAGTSISFSALAGVAKTLDPVWLKAGFIFVLVGYGTKMGLAPMHTWLPDAHSEAPSPASALLSGVLLNCAYLGIFKTNKIMVAAGFQDFSGGILMVFGLLSILAAATFILKQNEYKRMLAYSSIENMGIIAFGTGVGGLGVYGAVICMIHHSLIKSSLFLSSGNILLGFGDRFIKNTGNLVKGMPQTFVAFFAGFAGIAGFPPFGIFIGEFCIVVAAFKAGYHVAVTVFILSLCVIFAGFANQVMKISFDETDTVIKMQETIGMVWPQYLLLLTSLVLCFFIPDSLNQTISDAITAIGGGLR; encoded by the coding sequence ATGGTTGAATTAGTATTTGCGATCCCTTTTATTGCCGGTCTTATAGCATTTTTTCTACCCAAATTTCTTGGCCGGTCCCTGCTGGTAATAATCGGAGCGGTTCACCTGACGCTTTCGTTCAGGCTGTGGAAATTTCATCCCCCGGCATATTTTGATCGATATTTTGCAGTGACGCCCGAAGGCATGCTTTCACTGCTGGTAATCTCTTTGCTATTCTTTTTGATCTCCATTTATACGATAGGCTATCTTAGAGAAAGTGAAATTCCGTCCGAGGGCCTTTTTACCGGCTCCATGCTGGTATTCTTAGCTACCATGACCATGGTTACCCTGTCTGACCATATCATGGTGATGTGGATTGCCATTGAGGCCACCACCCTTGCAAGTGCCCCCTTAATTTACACCCACCGCTCTGCGGCATCCCTTGAGGCGACCTGGAAATATGTAGTCATCTGTTCGGTGGGTATTGCCATGGCCCTCTTGGGCTCTGTCCTGGTGGCCTTTTCCATGGGTCAGGCCAATGCAGGGACGTCCATCTCCTTTTCCGCCCTGGCCGGGGTGGCCAAAACTCTGGATCCTGTATGGCTCAAAGCCGGGTTTATTTTTGTCCTGGTGGGATATGGCACCAAAATGGGACTTGCGCCCATGCATACCTGGTTGCCTGATGCCCACAGTGAGGCACCAAGCCCGGCTTCAGCTCTTTTGTCAGGGGTTTTGCTAAATTGCGCGTATCTTGGCATTTTTAAAACCAATAAGATTATGGTCGCCGCAGGGTTTCAGGATTTTTCAGGCGGGATCCTTATGGTGTTCGGTTTGCTCTCTATTCTGGCGGCAGCGACCTTTATTCTTAAACAAAATGAGTACAAACGGATGCTGGCCTATTCGAGTATTGAAAATATGGGCATCATTGCATTCGGAACCGGTGTAGGCGGCTTAGGGGTATACGGCGCGGTCATCTGCATGATCCATCACAGCCTGATTAAATCCTCTTTGTTTTTGTCTTCAGGCAATATTCTCTTAGGATTCGGAGACCGTTTCATTAAAAACACCGGTAACCTGGTCAAGGGTATGCCCCAGACTTTTGTGGCCTTTTTTGCAGGATTTGCCGGGATTGCAGGTTTCCCGCCTTTTGGCATTTTTATAGGAGAATTCTGCATCGTTGTTGCAGCGTTTAAAGCCGGCTATCATGTAGCCGTCACCGTTTTTATCCTGAGCCTGTGCGTTATTTTTGCAGGATTTGCCAACCAGGTCATGAAAATCAGTTTTGATGAAACAGACACCGTTATCAAAATGCAAGAAACCATAGGCATGGTATGGCCCCAGTATCTGTTACTTTTGACCTCACTGGTCTTGTGTTTTTTTATTCCTGATTCATTGAACCAAACCATATCCGATGCGATTACAGCCATTGGCGGAGGACTTAGATGA
- a CDS encoding NADH-quinone oxidoreductase subunit K, translated as MIFNPVDMILSVVLLSVLFSFGADRVTRLIQLVGFQGIVISIVPFFIGHDMTTGGTVFTLATLLIRGIIIPLSIFVAIRKGAIRRLVEPIIGYHASILCGLAVIIGATYISGRLDIGAISGFKLLEPTAIALLITGMFLLMARRNAIAMVIGYIMMENGIYLVGSGLSVSTRHIVEFGILLDVLAGVMIMAVILRNIKQTFDDVDTALLRTLKD; from the coding sequence ATGATATTCAACCCGGTTGATATGATATTATCCGTTGTACTGCTGTCGGTTCTGTTCTCATTCGGGGCCGACCGGGTCACCAGGCTGATCCAACTGGTGGGGTTCCAGGGGATTGTGATCTCCATTGTTCCCTTTTTCATTGGCCACGATATGACGACCGGCGGTACCGTGTTTACCTTGGCCACCCTGCTCATCCGGGGCATCATCATTCCCTTGAGTATTTTTGTGGCCATCAGAAAAGGGGCTATCCGCAGATTGGTTGAACCCATTATCGGGTACCATGCCTCTATTTTATGCGGGCTTGCAGTGATTATCGGGGCTACCTATATTTCCGGACGCTTGGATATCGGTGCCATAAGCGGATTTAAACTGCTTGAACCTACGGCCATTGCTTTGCTGATCACAGGCATGTTTTTGCTCATGGCCCGAAGAAACGCCATTGCCATGGTCATTGGTTATATAATGATGGAAAATGGGATTTATCTGGTGGGCTCGGGCTTGTCCGTGAGTACCCGCCATATTGTGGAATTCGGTATTTTGCTGGACGTTTTGGCCGGAGTCATGATCATGGCCGTGATCCTGCGTAACATTAAACAGACCTTTGACGACGTGGATACGGCGTTGCTTAGAACCTTAAAGGATTAG
- a CDS encoding NADH-quinone oxidoreductase subunit H: MIQSILLWLAVILAAPFFSGLILKIKAFFGGKKGPPLLINYYTLIKLIKKGSVYSNSTTFVFKLGPVISLAASLTALMFLPIAGFDPIFSFNGDVVFILYTLGLGRFFTIAAAMDTASPFEGMGAAREAYFPIICEAAMFMILIFFYRITGELQLSAYFAGNTTQTMWSSAGAPLLFIVLSFFIILLTENSRVPVDDPATHLELTMIHEVMVLDHSGPDFGLIELGSFCKLMFYSSIISRLIFPCNSEIIGLPVVMYIVGLFVVYVAVGVTESVMARYRMDKVPQFVLTSFALAFFATIITLEFVK, from the coding sequence ATGATTCAATCCATTTTACTCTGGCTTGCAGTTATTCTGGCAGCCCCGTTTTTTTCAGGCCTAATCCTGAAAATCAAGGCATTTTTCGGAGGGAAAAAAGGTCCGCCCCTTTTGATCAATTACTACACCCTGATCAAACTGATTAAAAAGGGATCGGTTTACAGCAACAGCACAACATTTGTGTTTAAGCTGGGCCCTGTCATCTCCCTTGCTGCGTCACTTACGGCGCTCATGTTCCTTCCCATTGCAGGGTTTGATCCTATTTTCTCTTTTAACGGAGACGTAGTTTTTATCCTGTATACACTGGGGCTCGGCCGTTTTTTCACCATTGCGGCGGCCATGGATACAGCCTCACCGTTTGAAGGCATGGGGGCAGCCAGGGAGGCATACTTCCCCATTATCTGTGAGGCGGCCATGTTCATGATCCTGATCTTTTTCTACAGGATTACAGGTGAGCTGCAATTGTCCGCCTATTTTGCCGGTAACACGACCCAAACCATGTGGAGTTCGGCAGGAGCGCCCTTGCTGTTCATCGTTCTGTCGTTTTTCATCATTCTTTTAACTGAAAATTCCAGAGTCCCGGTGGATGATCCAGCCACCCATCTTGAACTTACCATGATCCACGAAGTTATGGTTCTTGATCACAGCGGCCCGGACTTCGGACTGATTGAGCTTGGCTCTTTTTGCAAGCTCATGTTTTACTCCTCCATTATCTCAAGACTGATCTTCCCCTGTAATTCCGAAATTATAGGCCTTCCGGTAGTAATGTATATCGTAGGCCTATTTGTGGTCTATGTTGCCGTAGGCGTAACAGAGTCGGTGATGGCCAGATACCGGATGGACAAGGTACCCCAGTTTGTACTGACCTCCTTTGCCCTGGCCTTTTTTGCAACCATCATCACCTTGGAGTTTGTGAAATGA
- a CDS encoding proton-conducting transporter membrane subunit, whose protein sequence is MCQFFNSTLIIVLGGFLSLVLARHKTLSKGTAVLLLSGGTLWGLIDSIGKLLNPVEASAAFKYLDLFSLSFHVDGLSAFFLTAIFAVSLMAAIYSFHYMESDEDGIKIGVNYFFFSILIASMALVVTAANILTFMISWEIMSLSSFFLVIYGHESAENRKAGYLYFVFTHVGAMFILAAFGLIYGHTGSFDFALMADVPETIKILIFVLSFIGFGSKAGVFPFHVWLPHAHPAAPSHISAVMSGVMIKTGIYGILRIYTILDFHTPVFGYITLIAGVVSGILGVVYALGQHDIKRLLAYHSVENIGIILIGLGVGMIGAATGNPLVAVLGFSGGILHVLNHSIFKSLLFMGAGMVLHQTGTRSIDALGGLLKGMKVTGTTFIIASLAICGLPPFNGFVSEFFIYMGSFKSIPLGSMSFAMSIFAIISLAIIGGLALACFTKVVGVVFQGEPRTPAAENAKEHGVAMMFPMGVLAVACVVIGVYPKIFINMTLKAVQALGLDYGQVPVAPFGQITCNITFAALLFVVIVLIIMAVRSIYYKNKTVTTSGTWGCGFTQPTVKMQYTGSSYAGSILEFFSAAAPLTEDHPPIKGRFPSKTHYHSHVSDIAELHMINAVVRPVFYLFDKLRWMQHGDIHLYIGYILLAIILLLFFI, encoded by the coding sequence ATGTGTCAATTTTTTAATTCCACATTAATCATTGTGCTCGGCGGTTTTTTATCTCTTGTTTTGGCCCGGCACAAGACACTGTCAAAAGGTACTGCCGTGTTGCTGTTAAGCGGGGGGACTCTTTGGGGGTTGATTGATTCCATTGGCAAGCTTTTAAATCCAGTCGAGGCCTCGGCCGCTTTCAAGTATCTGGATCTTTTTTCTCTCTCTTTTCATGTTGACGGCCTTTCCGCCTTTTTCCTGACCGCTATTTTTGCTGTGTCTTTAATGGCGGCGATTTACAGCTTCCACTACATGGAAAGCGACGAGGACGGCATCAAAATCGGGGTTAATTACTTTTTCTTCAGTATCCTGATCGCGTCCATGGCCCTGGTGGTGACCGCCGCCAACATCCTGACCTTTATGATTTCATGGGAAATCATGTCCCTGTCCTCCTTTTTTCTGGTGATTTACGGGCATGAGTCAGCCGAAAACAGAAAAGCCGGGTACCTATATTTTGTCTTTACCCATGTAGGTGCCATGTTCATTCTTGCCGCATTTGGATTGATTTACGGCCATACCGGCAGTTTTGACTTTGCACTCATGGCAGATGTGCCTGAGACAATAAAAATACTGATCTTTGTGCTCAGCTTCATTGGATTCGGATCTAAAGCCGGTGTGTTTCCCTTTCATGTCTGGTTGCCCCATGCCCATCCTGCGGCACCCAGCCATATTTCAGCGGTAATGTCCGGAGTGATGATCAAAACCGGCATCTACGGGATACTGCGGATATACACGATTCTTGATTTTCACACCCCTGTTTTCGGGTACATTACCCTGATTGCCGGCGTGGTATCCGGAATCCTTGGGGTGGTCTACGCCTTGGGCCAGCACGATATCAAACGGCTATTAGCATATCACAGTGTGGAAAATATCGGGATCATCCTCATCGGCTTAGGTGTCGGGATGATTGGCGCGGCAACGGGCAATCCCCTGGTCGCTGTGCTTGGATTTTCCGGCGGTATTCTGCATGTTCTCAACCATTCCATATTTAAATCCCTGCTGTTCATGGGCGCGGGCATGGTGCTCCACCAGACCGGCACCCGGTCCATTGATGCACTGGGCGGATTGCTCAAGGGCATGAAAGTTACCGGAACCACCTTTATCATCGCATCTCTGGCCATTTGCGGACTGCCACCCTTTAACGGATTTGTCAGCGAATTTTTCATCTATATGGGCAGCTTCAAGTCCATCCCCTTAGGGTCCATGAGCTTTGCCATGAGCATATTTGCCATTATCAGCCTTGCTATTATCGGCGGGCTGGCCCTGGCCTGTTTTACCAAGGTTGTGGGCGTGGTTTTCCAGGGAGAACCCAGAACCCCGGCAGCTGAAAACGCAAAAGAACACGGCGTAGCCATGATGTTTCCCATGGGCGTACTTGCCGTTGCCTGTGTGGTCATCGGCGTATATCCAAAGATATTCATCAACATGACCTTAAAGGCTGTGCAGGCGTTGGGTCTTGACTACGGCCAGGTTCCTGTTGCGCCCTTTGGTCAAATCACGTGCAACATCACCTTTGCCGCGCTGCTGTTTGTTGTCATCGTCCTGATTATTATGGCAGTCCGGTCAATTTACTATAAAAACAAAACCGTCACGACATCCGGAACATGGGGCTGCGGCTTTACCCAGCCAACGGTTAAGATGCAGTATACGGGGTCTTCTTATGCCGGGTCCATCCTGGAATTTTTCAGTGCTGCGGCGCCGCTCACCGAGGATCATCCGCCTATCAAAGGACGATTTCCCTCAAAGACCCATTACCACAGCCATGTCAGCGACATTGCAGAGCTTCACATGATAAATGCGGTTGTCCGGCCTGTATTCTACCTGTTTGACAAACTTCGGTGGATGCAGCACGGGGATATTCATCTGTACATCGGATATATTTTGCTGGCAATCATTTTGCTGTTGTTTTTTATATGA
- a CDS encoding PilZ domain-containing protein → MDHFSEKRSARRYLYKLPLNLYRMDYQDANLSYYAEMSDYCDNGLSLMTNEKLVLGELIRLELKDYEPNTQQPKIAKNHSGIIRWGKRYPSANAGENGLYKYGVEFSA, encoded by the coding sequence ATGGACCATTTCTCGGAGAAAAGAAGCGCTCGACGATATTTATATAAATTGCCGCTGAATCTTTACCGTATGGATTATCAAGATGCGAATCTTAGTTACTATGCAGAAATGAGTGATTATTGTGATAATGGTCTGTCCCTGATGACCAATGAAAAATTAGTTTTAGGCGAATTGATCCGTCTTGAACTCAAAGATTACGAGCCCAACACACAACAACCCAAAATAGCCAAAAATCACAGCGGTATTATTAGATGGGGGAAACGATATCCATCGGCTAACGCCGGTGAGAATGGCCTTTACAAGTATGGGGTTGAATTTTCAGCATAG
- a CDS encoding transferase encodes MSQLQRLSDRIISRVKINLEEFEFDTEPFVSNALDHEKMLEFYAFYGITSRHPLYFNFKNSNIAGSYFLGKCYVERSAIYKSDVRGDELKRKGDSIRSAKNLPLVEDEMIYILDSLLYKTLVHSNSHNPESPEMFIIRNTISGHYANIHGSTLEGCFLGPFATVDLMNLHSCIVGEFSYVQVGELFHRKIDPGTVWIKNPHFEFKYKFKNSILDNFVGVNDAHQPRGMIYDFVRARDQDFEKLFEVMHLEPFEVPDTSAVNRYARIKGKTRIGENVLVAQRAFLHNATMGNGSNAQENSYIIDSVLESNCITAHGGKIIHTDVGPDCFVGFNSFLNGGPDARIQIGEGCIIMPHTIINPSMPIQIPNEHLVWGYIQSPEDLAAHTISLDALAEVRESITVGKMTFSGKGSVFIGSFKDRLKHILSDNGALFKDGENRGHAQDDQNISYNIIQPYPTGEKKGLYPTIRIKP; translated from the coding sequence ATGAGCCAGTTACAGCGACTCAGCGACCGGATTATCAGCCGTGTAAAGATTAATCTAGAAGAATTCGAATTTGACACGGAGCCCTTTGTCAGTAATGCTCTTGATCATGAAAAAATGCTCGAATTCTACGCTTTTTACGGCATTACCTCCCGCCACCCCCTCTATTTTAATTTTAAAAATTCCAATATCGCAGGCAGTTATTTTTTAGGAAAATGTTATGTGGAACGGTCAGCTATTTATAAAAGCGATGTCAGGGGAGATGAACTCAAAAGAAAGGGCGACAGCATAAGATCGGCCAAGAACCTTCCCCTGGTTGAGGATGAAATGATCTACATCCTGGATAGTCTACTTTATAAAACCCTGGTCCACAGCAATTCCCACAACCCTGAAAGTCCTGAAATGTTTATTATCCGGAACACCATTTCCGGCCACTACGCCAACATCCACGGTTCCACCCTGGAAGGTTGTTTTTTAGGGCCCTTTGCCACTGTGGATTTAATGAACCTGCATTCGTGTATCGTGGGAGAATTTTCCTATGTTCAGGTTGGAGAACTTTTTCATCGAAAAATTGATCCAGGCACCGTCTGGATCAAAAACCCCCATTTTGAATTTAAATACAAGTTTAAAAACAGCATCCTTGATAATTTTGTAGGGGTAAATGATGCCCACCAGCCCCGGGGAATGATTTATGATTTTGTCAGGGCCCGGGACCAGGATTTTGAAAAATTGTTCGAGGTCATGCATTTAGAACCCTTTGAAGTCCCTGATACTTCTGCAGTGAACCGGTATGCAAGGATCAAAGGAAAAACCCGTATCGGTGAGAACGTCCTGGTGGCCCAGAGAGCATTTCTCCACAATGCAACAATGGGGAACGGGTCCAATGCCCAGGAAAATTCTTATATTATTGATTCCGTCTTGGAAAGCAATTGTATTACAGCGCATGGCGGAAAAATTATCCATACCGATGTGGGCCCGGATTGTTTTGTGGGATTTAACTCCTTTTTAAATGGAGGGCCCGACGCACGGATTCAAATCGGTGAAGGTTGTATTATCATGCCGCACACCATTATCAACCCAAGTATGCCGATACAGATTCCTAACGAACATCTGGTATGGGGATATATCCAATCCCCGGAAGACCTTGCCGCCCATACCATTTCCCTGGATGCCTTGGCTGAAGTCAGGGAGAGTATTACTGTCGGGAAAATGACCTTTTCAGGTAAGGGTTCCGTGTTTATCGGATCTTTCAAAGATCGGTTAAAACATATTCTTTCGGACAACGGGGCTTTATTTAAGGATGGAGAAAACAGAGGACACGCCCAGGATGACCAGAATATCTCCTATAATATCATTCAGCCTTACCCGACAGGCGAAAAAAAAGGATTATATCCAACCATAAGAATCAAGCCCTAA
- a CDS encoding molybdopterin-dependent oxidoreductase, translated as MNDIKKIITTCTRDCPNTCGLEATVEDGRLIRLVGSKTHPLTRGLTCHKASKYINRVYSKERITTPMTRGRSGWRKISWNEALDVIAEKMKIIRDEDGPEAILYYQGYGERTALKLLNKYFFNLFGGVTTLHGSLCGGTGQASQNLDLGNRISHDPLDHYNSKAMILWARNPATTQIGLVPIIKDIQKKGGRIITIDPFRNRSAALADRHISPAPNMDVYLAMAAAKLLIDREVQDIDFLSYHSAGYNAYKEILGRYGIDELCRLAGVLREDAEYIADTLISFKPTSILLGWGLHRHKDAHFTIRAIDALGAISGNIGVEGGGVSQGFEEYGPYDPKCWGDQLNPERRTLLMPYVGQEILDAKNPPIRMVYVTAANPVCMAPNSELVVEAFKRMEFVVYSGHFLDDTAELADVFLPATTFLEEYDVMASFGHNYVGPVNPAIKPVGDCRSEFQMFSELAKRFSFKDQYCKSADQWLDKICNPIKAWGGDLNKLRDAPFRIPEPMVPYLDKIFPTTSGKFEFMTQFDGNVLKNDDQDYPYILLSVAPYDYICSERTLADHPPLPTVRLHPDEADKLGLADGQSVMVKSQIGSVKALLCTDASTRRDCLITERGGWIKAGHGLNRLTAEMVSTVGNGTPYYDTRVTLCRV; from the coding sequence ATGAACGACATCAAAAAAATTATCACCACCTGCACCCGGGATTGCCCCAATACCTGCGGACTTGAAGCCACTGTTGAGGACGGCCGTCTGATTCGTTTGGTTGGATCAAAAACGCATCCGTTGACCCGGGGATTGACTTGCCACAAGGCATCAAAATATATCAACCGGGTTTACAGCAAGGAACGAATCACAACGCCCATGACGCGTGGACGGTCCGGCTGGCGGAAGATCTCCTGGAATGAGGCATTGGATGTTATCGCTGAAAAGATGAAGATAATTCGTGATGAGGACGGTCCCGAAGCAATCCTTTACTATCAAGGGTATGGGGAACGAACTGCGCTTAAGCTGCTCAACAAGTATTTCTTCAACCTGTTTGGAGGCGTCACTACTTTGCACGGGTCACTGTGCGGCGGCACCGGCCAGGCATCCCAGAATCTTGATTTGGGTAACCGCATTTCCCATGACCCCCTGGACCATTATAACTCCAAGGCCATGATCCTCTGGGCCAGGAACCCTGCGACCACACAGATCGGACTTGTGCCCATCATCAAGGATATACAGAAAAAAGGTGGCCGGATCATTACCATTGACCCCTTTCGGAACCGGAGTGCCGCACTCGCCGACCGGCATATTTCCCCGGCTCCAAATATGGATGTGTACCTGGCTATGGCCGCGGCTAAACTTTTGATCGACCGGGAGGTCCAAGATATTGATTTTCTTTCCTATCACAGCGCAGGCTACAATGCATACAAAGAGATCCTTGGTCGCTATGGAATAGATGAGCTATGCCGTCTTGCCGGTGTTTTGAGAGAAGATGCCGAGTACATCGCAGACACATTGATTTCCTTTAAACCCACATCAATCCTTTTGGGGTGGGGGCTTCATCGACACAAAGACGCCCATTTTACTATCCGAGCTATTGATGCTTTAGGGGCTATTTCAGGAAATATCGGTGTGGAAGGCGGCGGGGTTAGCCAGGGATTTGAAGAATACGGCCCCTATGATCCGAAATGCTGGGGAGACCAGCTCAACCCCGAGCGCCGCACACTTTTGATGCCCTATGTGGGACAAGAAATTTTAGATGCCAAAAATCCACCGATTCGAATGGTTTATGTAACGGCGGCTAATCCGGTCTGTATGGCGCCAAATTCCGAACTTGTGGTCGAGGCATTCAAGCGCATGGAGTTTGTGGTCTACAGCGGCCACTTTTTGGATGATACTGCAGAACTGGCGGATGTGTTCCTGCCGGCCACTACCTTTCTTGAAGAATACGATGTCATGGCAAGTTTCGGACACAACTATGTGGGGCCTGTCAACCCGGCCATCAAGCCTGTGGGAGACTGCCGAAGCGAATTTCAGATGTTTTCCGAACTTGCCAAGCGGTTTTCCTTTAAAGATCAGTACTGCAAAAGCGCCGATCAGTGGCTGGATAAGATTTGCAATCCGATCAAAGCCTGGGGCGGTGACTTGAATAAGCTTAGGGATGCTCCATTTCGAATCCCGGAGCCCATGGTTCCTTACCTTGACAAGATCTTTCCCACAACTTCAGGAAAGTTTGAGTTTATGACCCAATTTGATGGGAATGTCCTTAAGAACGATGACCAAGATTACCCATACATCCTGTTGAGTGTCGCGCCCTACGATTATATCTGCTCAGAGCGAACCCTTGCAGATCATCCACCGTTACCAACGGTCCGGCTGCATCCTGATGAAGCAGACAAGCTGGGGCTTGCGGATGGGCAATCCGTGATGGTTAAAAGCCAAATCGGCAGTGTGAAAGCCCTGCTTTGCACCGATGCGTCCACAAGGCGGGATTGCCTGATTACCGAACGCGGCGGATGGATCAAAGCCGGCCACGGATTGAACCGGCTCACAGCTGAAATGGTCAGTACCGTGGGTAACGGGACGCCCTATTACGACACCCGGGTCACGCTTTGTCGTGTTTGA
- a CDS encoding TrkH family potassium uptake protein produces the protein MRWPFIIRIIGVLLFVLGLSMLLPLGCSLFIKDGAHQGHLIAMAVTTIMGATMIFISKKAGSHDYINQREGIAVVALGWFGIGLFGALPFFLAPDFSNFTDAFFESVSGFTTTGSSVMTNIEGAAPSLLFWRSLIQWLGGMGIIVLSLAILPFLGVGGIQLYKAEVPSPVPDKLTPRLSDSAKILWIVYAGMTFLLILFLYFGGMSLFESVCHALTTLPTGGFSPKNLSIAHYDSAYFDYIITFFMLLAGINFSLHYQILRGNSLAFWKDAECRFFLCAVLVGTLIITLNTWGPLYDSFSKAFRYAIFQVVSIVTTTGYATADYELFPGLSQVLLFFGMFIGASAGSTGGGMKCARIMVCVKYCYRELFKLIHPRSVSHIKLNNTLIPEDLLRSILGFIALYILIFVIATGFLSSLGVDLLTSLGAVASCIGNIGPGFGTVGPAENFAHLPQAGKWLLSWCMLAGRLEIYTVIILIVPEFWKK, from the coding sequence ATGCGCTGGCCATTTATCATACGAATCATCGGGGTCCTTCTTTTCGTGCTTGGCCTCTCCATGTTACTGCCTTTGGGCTGCAGCTTGTTTATCAAGGACGGTGCCCATCAAGGCCACCTCATAGCCATGGCTGTGACGACAATTATGGGCGCCACAATGATTTTCATCTCGAAAAAAGCCGGGAGCCATGACTACATCAACCAGCGAGAAGGCATTGCTGTTGTGGCGCTGGGCTGGTTCGGCATTGGTCTTTTCGGTGCCCTGCCCTTTTTTCTGGCCCCGGATTTTTCTAATTTTACGGATGCTTTTTTTGAATCCGTATCCGGGTTCACCACCACAGGCTCCTCGGTGATGACCAATATTGAAGGGGCAGCCCCCAGCCTTTTGTTCTGGAGAAGCCTGATCCAGTGGCTGGGCGGCATGGGCATCATTGTTCTCTCCTTGGCCATCCTGCCGTTTCTAGGGGTGGGCGGCATCCAATTATATAAAGCCGAAGTACCAAGTCCGGTGCCTGACAAACTGACCCCAAGATTATCAGATTCCGCCAAAATTCTCTGGATCGTGTATGCCGGCATGACCTTTCTGCTCATTCTTTTCCTTTATTTTGGGGGAATGAGTTTATTTGAATCGGTCTGTCACGCCCTGACCACCTTGCCCACCGGCGGTTTTTCACCTAAGAACCTTTCTATCGCACACTATGATTCAGCCTATTTTGATTATATAATTACCTTTTTTATGTTGCTTGCAGGTATCAACTTTTCTCTGCACTACCAAATATTGCGTGGCAATAGCCTTGCGTTCTGGAAAGACGCCGAATGCAGATTTTTTCTATGTGCGGTGCTTGTGGGCACCCTGATCATCACACTGAACACTTGGGGTCCACTATATGACAGCTTTTCCAAAGCCTTCAGGTATGCCATATTCCAGGTGGTTTCCATTGTCACCACCACAGGCTATGCCACGGCTGATTATGAGTTATTTCCGGGGCTGTCTCAGGTGCTGTTATTCTTTGGCATGTTCATAGGCGCCAGTGCCGGTTCCACGGGCGGCGGCATGAAGTGTGCCAGAATTATGGTCTGTGTTAAATACTGCTACCGGGAACTATTCAAGCTGATCCACCCCCGAAGCGTCAGCCATATCAAACTGAACAACACCCTGATCCCCGAAGATTTGCTGCGCTCCATCCTGGGATTTATTGCTTTATATATTCTGATTTTTGTGATAGCCACGGGGTTTCTATCCTCACTGGGTGTAGATCTTTTGACCTCGTTAGGCGCGGTAGCTTCGTGTATCGGAAACATCGGACCAGGCTTTGGCACAGTGGGGCCGGCAGAAAACTTTGCCCACCTGCCCCAGGCCGGTAAATGGCTTTTATCCTGGTGTATGCTGGCAGGAAGACTGGAAATTTATACTGTAATCATACTAATAGTCCCCGAATTCTGGAAAAAATAA